The Coffea arabica cultivar ET-39 chromosome 3c, Coffea Arabica ET-39 HiFi, whole genome shotgun sequence genome contains a region encoding:
- the LOC113735814 gene encoding histone-lysine N-methyltransferase ASHH1-like isoform X4 has protein sequence MLHCRHPLADKASFGFIRERFQNCEYAKTKLLQTEGHGWGLLADEDIKAGQFIIEYCGEVISLEEAKHRSQSYEAQGLKDAYIISLNSNYFIDATKRGSLARFINHSCLPNCETRKWTVLGETRVGIFAKVDISSGTELSYNYNFEWYGGATVCCLCRAANCCLFLAAKSQGFQEYNRVWEEGDDRVEKVPLYDSAKDEPFSRIPETISPFKFDSLDGLATDYSHKMEVGDVLEWKLDSSNTVMPHNSAQVDGMTMNTEKVEVLESGKSKEQDMQQAVYQMSAVLSGLRIDSASRNFDVGSGSSSKKKSDRLSKQKKSSTGGKQSNTKNIADLFQSKEEAQEDVGSSSSSKKKSERLPKQKKRSSGGKQSNTKNIADLFPSKEAQKEVHKYEEIKNQAAANLRSVYDEIRPAIKTHGRDSQDCVPPSVETKWVGAHCAKYKADLNFSVSVIKNFLDIAQKGGSGPKASGSGLSLKE, from the exons ATGCTTCATTGTAGACATCCACTAGCAGACAAGGCATCTTTTGGATTCATTAGAGAG AGATTTCAAAATTGTGAATATGCCAAAACCAAGTTGTTGCAAACTGAAGGGCATGGATGGGGTCTTTTAGCTGATGAAGATATTAAG GCTGGACAATTCATTATTGAATATTGTGGAGAGGTTATCTCGTTGGAAGAAGCCAAGCATAGATCACAAAGTTACGAAGCACAAG GTCTTAAGGATGCATATATAATTTCTCTAAATTCTAATTATTTCATTGATGCTACAAAGAGGGGGAGCCTTGCCAGGTTTATAAATCATTCATG TCTACCTAATTGCGAGACAAGGAAATGGACTGTGTTGGGGGAAACACGAGTGGGGATCTTTGCAAAGGTAGACATATCATCTGGAACAGAGCTGTCATACAATTACAACTTTGAGTGGTATGGTGGTGCCACTGTTTGCTGTCTGTGTAGGGCTGCTAATTGTTGTCTATTTCTGGCCGCAAAATCTCAGGGTTTTCAG GAATATAACCGTGTGTGGGAAGAGGGAGATGACAG AGTTGAGAAGGTTCCACTTTATGACTCTGCTAAAGATGAGCCCTTTTCACGCATCCCTGAAACCATTAGCCCTTTCAAATTTGATTCTTTGGATGGTCTGGCAACTGATTACTCTCATAAAATGGAAGTTGGCGATGTGCTTGAATGGAAGTTGGATTCCTCTAATACTGTCATGCCACACAATTCAGCTCAAGTTGATGGCATGACAATGAATACCGAGAAAGTAGAAGTCTTGGAGAGTGGAAAATCAAAGGAACAAGATATGCAACAGGCTGTTTATCAGATGAGTGCAGTCTTATCTGGACTTCGAATTGATAGTGCTTCTCGAAATTTTGATGTCGGATCAGGCTCATCTTCAAAGAAGAAATCAGACCGTTTatcaaagcaaaagaaaagctctACTGGGGGAAAGCAATCCAATACAAAAAATATTGCTGATCTGTTTCAATCAAAGGAGGAAGCGCAAGAAGATGTTGGATCAAGTTCGTCTTCAAAGAAGAAATCAGAGCGTTTAccgaagcaaaagaaaagatctAGTGGGGGAAAGCAATCCAATACAAAAAATATTGCTGATTTGTTTCCATCAAAGGAAGCACAGAAAGAAGTGCACAAATATGAG gAAATTAAGAACCAAGCTGCTGCCAATCTCAGATCCGTATATGATGAAATACGTCCTGCCATCAAAACGCATGGGAGGGACAGCCAGGACTGTGTTCCTCCTAGTGTGGAAACTAAGTGGGTTGGAGCGCACTGCGCGAAATATAAAGCTGATCTTAACTTTAGTGTTTCTGTCATAAAGAACTTTCTCGATATTGCTCAAAAGGGTGGTAGTGGACCAAAGGCTTCAGGAAGTGGACTCTCTCTGAAAGAATGA
- the LOC113735814 gene encoding histone-lysine N-methyltransferase ASHH1-like isoform X2, with protein MEKQNLKELFREIYRSPPSNTSIRSRRRHKKVELPEGLSSFTHIYQNDFVGRKPKKVKDDDVAICFCKYDPNNPESACGDGCLNVMTSTECIRGYCPCQDYCKNQAGQFIIEYCGEVISLEEAKHRSQSYEAQGLKDAYIISLNSNYFIDATKRGSLARFINHSCLPNCETRKWTVLGETRVGIFAKVDISSGTELSYNYNFEWYGGATVCCLCRAANCCLFLAAKSQGFQEYNRVWEEGDDRVEKVPLYDSAKDEPFSRIPETISPFKFDSLDGLATDYSHKMEVGDVLEWKLDSSNTVMPHNSAQVDGMTMNTEKVEVLESGKSKEQDMQQAVYQMSAVLSGLRIDSASRNFDVGSGSSSKKKSDRLSKQKKSSTGGKQSNTKNIADLFQSKEEAQEDVGSSSSSKKKSERLPKQKKRSSGGKQSNTKNIADLFPSKEAQKEVHKYEEIKNQAAANLRSVYDEIRPAIKTHGRDSQDCVPPSVETKWVGAHCAKYKADLNFSVSVIKNFLDIAQKGGSGPKASGSGLSLKE; from the exons ATGGAGAAACAAAATCTAAAGGAACTTTTTAGGGAAATTTACAGATCTCCTCCTTCCAACACTTCAATTCGATCTAGGAGGCGTCACAAGAAG GTTGAACTTCCAGAGGGACTATCATCATTCACCCATATTTACCAAAATGATTTTGTTGGCCGAAA ACCAAAGAAGGTGAAGGATGATGATGTGGCCATTTGTTTCTGTAAATATGATCCCAATAACCCTGAAAGTGCTTGTGGAGATGGGTGCTTGAACGTCATGACCAGCACGGAATGTATACGTGGGTATTGCCCATGTCAGGACTATTGCAAGAATCAG GCTGGACAATTCATTATTGAATATTGTGGAGAGGTTATCTCGTTGGAAGAAGCCAAGCATAGATCACAAAGTTACGAAGCACAAG GTCTTAAGGATGCATATATAATTTCTCTAAATTCTAATTATTTCATTGATGCTACAAAGAGGGGGAGCCTTGCCAGGTTTATAAATCATTCATG TCTACCTAATTGCGAGACAAGGAAATGGACTGTGTTGGGGGAAACACGAGTGGGGATCTTTGCAAAGGTAGACATATCATCTGGAACAGAGCTGTCATACAATTACAACTTTGAGTGGTATGGTGGTGCCACTGTTTGCTGTCTGTGTAGGGCTGCTAATTGTTGTCTATTTCTGGCCGCAAAATCTCAGGGTTTTCAG GAATATAACCGTGTGTGGGAAGAGGGAGATGACAG AGTTGAGAAGGTTCCACTTTATGACTCTGCTAAAGATGAGCCCTTTTCACGCATCCCTGAAACCATTAGCCCTTTCAAATTTGATTCTTTGGATGGTCTGGCAACTGATTACTCTCATAAAATGGAAGTTGGCGATGTGCTTGAATGGAAGTTGGATTCCTCTAATACTGTCATGCCACACAATTCAGCTCAAGTTGATGGCATGACAATGAATACCGAGAAAGTAGAAGTCTTGGAGAGTGGAAAATCAAAGGAACAAGATATGCAACAGGCTGTTTATCAGATGAGTGCAGTCTTATCTGGACTTCGAATTGATAGTGCTTCTCGAAATTTTGATGTCGGATCAGGCTCATCTTCAAAGAAGAAATCAGACCGTTTatcaaagcaaaagaaaagctctACTGGGGGAAAGCAATCCAATACAAAAAATATTGCTGATCTGTTTCAATCAAAGGAGGAAGCGCAAGAAGATGTTGGATCAAGTTCGTCTTCAAAGAAGAAATCAGAGCGTTTAccgaagcaaaagaaaagatctAGTGGGGGAAAGCAATCCAATACAAAAAATATTGCTGATTTGTTTCCATCAAAGGAAGCACAGAAAGAAGTGCACAAATATGAG gAAATTAAGAACCAAGCTGCTGCCAATCTCAGATCCGTATATGATGAAATACGTCCTGCCATCAAAACGCATGGGAGGGACAGCCAGGACTGTGTTCCTCCTAGTGTGGAAACTAAGTGGGTTGGAGCGCACTGCGCGAAATATAAAGCTGATCTTAACTTTAGTGTTTCTGTCATAAAGAACTTTCTCGATATTGCTCAAAAGGGTGGTAGTGGACCAAAGGCTTCAGGAAGTGGACTCTCTCTGAAAGAATGA
- the LOC113735814 gene encoding histone-lysine N-methyltransferase ASHH1-like isoform X1 — protein sequence MEKQNLKELFREIYRSPPSNTSIRSRRRHKKVELPEGLSSFTHIYQNDFVGRKPKKVKDDDVAICFCKYDPNNPESACGDGCLNVMTSTECIRGYCPCQDYCKNQRFQNCEYAKTKLLQTEGHGWGLLADEDIKAGQFIIEYCGEVISLEEAKHRSQSYEAQGLKDAYIISLNSNYFIDATKRGSLARFINHSCLPNCETRKWTVLGETRVGIFAKVDISSGTELSYNYNFEWYGGATVCCLCRAANCCLFLAAKSQGFQEYNRVWEEGDDRVEKVPLYDSAKDEPFSRIPETISPFKFDSLDGLATDYSHKMEVGDVLEWKLDSSNTVMPHNSAQVDGMTMNTEKVEVLESGKSKEQDMQQAVYQMSAVLSGLRIDSASRNFDVGSGSSSKKKSDRLSKQKKSSTGGKQSNTKNIADLFQSKEEAQEDVGSSSSSKKKSERLPKQKKRSSGGKQSNTKNIADLFPSKEAQKEVHKYEEIKNQAAANLRSVYDEIRPAIKTHGRDSQDCVPPSVETKWVGAHCAKYKADLNFSVSVIKNFLDIAQKGGSGPKASGSGLSLKE from the exons ATGGAGAAACAAAATCTAAAGGAACTTTTTAGGGAAATTTACAGATCTCCTCCTTCCAACACTTCAATTCGATCTAGGAGGCGTCACAAGAAG GTTGAACTTCCAGAGGGACTATCATCATTCACCCATATTTACCAAAATGATTTTGTTGGCCGAAA ACCAAAGAAGGTGAAGGATGATGATGTGGCCATTTGTTTCTGTAAATATGATCCCAATAACCCTGAAAGTGCTTGTGGAGATGGGTGCTTGAACGTCATGACCAGCACGGAATGTATACGTGGGTATTGCCCATGTCAGGACTATTGCAAGAATCAG AGATTTCAAAATTGTGAATATGCCAAAACCAAGTTGTTGCAAACTGAAGGGCATGGATGGGGTCTTTTAGCTGATGAAGATATTAAG GCTGGACAATTCATTATTGAATATTGTGGAGAGGTTATCTCGTTGGAAGAAGCCAAGCATAGATCACAAAGTTACGAAGCACAAG GTCTTAAGGATGCATATATAATTTCTCTAAATTCTAATTATTTCATTGATGCTACAAAGAGGGGGAGCCTTGCCAGGTTTATAAATCATTCATG TCTACCTAATTGCGAGACAAGGAAATGGACTGTGTTGGGGGAAACACGAGTGGGGATCTTTGCAAAGGTAGACATATCATCTGGAACAGAGCTGTCATACAATTACAACTTTGAGTGGTATGGTGGTGCCACTGTTTGCTGTCTGTGTAGGGCTGCTAATTGTTGTCTATTTCTGGCCGCAAAATCTCAGGGTTTTCAG GAATATAACCGTGTGTGGGAAGAGGGAGATGACAG AGTTGAGAAGGTTCCACTTTATGACTCTGCTAAAGATGAGCCCTTTTCACGCATCCCTGAAACCATTAGCCCTTTCAAATTTGATTCTTTGGATGGTCTGGCAACTGATTACTCTCATAAAATGGAAGTTGGCGATGTGCTTGAATGGAAGTTGGATTCCTCTAATACTGTCATGCCACACAATTCAGCTCAAGTTGATGGCATGACAATGAATACCGAGAAAGTAGAAGTCTTGGAGAGTGGAAAATCAAAGGAACAAGATATGCAACAGGCTGTTTATCAGATGAGTGCAGTCTTATCTGGACTTCGAATTGATAGTGCTTCTCGAAATTTTGATGTCGGATCAGGCTCATCTTCAAAGAAGAAATCAGACCGTTTatcaaagcaaaagaaaagctctACTGGGGGAAAGCAATCCAATACAAAAAATATTGCTGATCTGTTTCAATCAAAGGAGGAAGCGCAAGAAGATGTTGGATCAAGTTCGTCTTCAAAGAAGAAATCAGAGCGTTTAccgaagcaaaagaaaagatctAGTGGGGGAAAGCAATCCAATACAAAAAATATTGCTGATTTGTTTCCATCAAAGGAAGCACAGAAAGAAGTGCACAAATATGAG gAAATTAAGAACCAAGCTGCTGCCAATCTCAGATCCGTATATGATGAAATACGTCCTGCCATCAAAACGCATGGGAGGGACAGCCAGGACTGTGTTCCTCCTAGTGTGGAAACTAAGTGGGTTGGAGCGCACTGCGCGAAATATAAAGCTGATCTTAACTTTAGTGTTTCTGTCATAAAGAACTTTCTCGATATTGCTCAAAAGGGTGGTAGTGGACCAAAGGCTTCAGGAAGTGGACTCTCTCTGAAAGAATGA
- the LOC113735814 gene encoding histone-lysine N-methyltransferase ASHH1-like isoform X3 has translation MTSTECIRGYCPCQDYCKNQRFQNCEYAKTKLLQTEGHGWGLLADEDIKAGQFIIEYCGEVISLEEAKHRSQSYEAQGLKDAYIISLNSNYFIDATKRGSLARFINHSCLPNCETRKWTVLGETRVGIFAKVDISSGTELSYNYNFEWYGGATVCCLCRAANCCLFLAAKSQGFQEYNRVWEEGDDRVEKVPLYDSAKDEPFSRIPETISPFKFDSLDGLATDYSHKMEVGDVLEWKLDSSNTVMPHNSAQVDGMTMNTEKVEVLESGKSKEQDMQQAVYQMSAVLSGLRIDSASRNFDVGSGSSSKKKSDRLSKQKKSSTGGKQSNTKNIADLFQSKEEAQEDVGSSSSSKKKSERLPKQKKRSSGGKQSNTKNIADLFPSKEAQKEVHKYEEIKNQAAANLRSVYDEIRPAIKTHGRDSQDCVPPSVETKWVGAHCAKYKADLNFSVSVIKNFLDIAQKGGSGPKASGSGLSLKE, from the exons ATGACCAGCACGGAATGTATACGTGGGTATTGCCCATGTCAGGACTATTGCAAGAATCAG AGATTTCAAAATTGTGAATATGCCAAAACCAAGTTGTTGCAAACTGAAGGGCATGGATGGGGTCTTTTAGCTGATGAAGATATTAAG GCTGGACAATTCATTATTGAATATTGTGGAGAGGTTATCTCGTTGGAAGAAGCCAAGCATAGATCACAAAGTTACGAAGCACAAG GTCTTAAGGATGCATATATAATTTCTCTAAATTCTAATTATTTCATTGATGCTACAAAGAGGGGGAGCCTTGCCAGGTTTATAAATCATTCATG TCTACCTAATTGCGAGACAAGGAAATGGACTGTGTTGGGGGAAACACGAGTGGGGATCTTTGCAAAGGTAGACATATCATCTGGAACAGAGCTGTCATACAATTACAACTTTGAGTGGTATGGTGGTGCCACTGTTTGCTGTCTGTGTAGGGCTGCTAATTGTTGTCTATTTCTGGCCGCAAAATCTCAGGGTTTTCAG GAATATAACCGTGTGTGGGAAGAGGGAGATGACAG AGTTGAGAAGGTTCCACTTTATGACTCTGCTAAAGATGAGCCCTTTTCACGCATCCCTGAAACCATTAGCCCTTTCAAATTTGATTCTTTGGATGGTCTGGCAACTGATTACTCTCATAAAATGGAAGTTGGCGATGTGCTTGAATGGAAGTTGGATTCCTCTAATACTGTCATGCCACACAATTCAGCTCAAGTTGATGGCATGACAATGAATACCGAGAAAGTAGAAGTCTTGGAGAGTGGAAAATCAAAGGAACAAGATATGCAACAGGCTGTTTATCAGATGAGTGCAGTCTTATCTGGACTTCGAATTGATAGTGCTTCTCGAAATTTTGATGTCGGATCAGGCTCATCTTCAAAGAAGAAATCAGACCGTTTatcaaagcaaaagaaaagctctACTGGGGGAAAGCAATCCAATACAAAAAATATTGCTGATCTGTTTCAATCAAAGGAGGAAGCGCAAGAAGATGTTGGATCAAGTTCGTCTTCAAAGAAGAAATCAGAGCGTTTAccgaagcaaaagaaaagatctAGTGGGGGAAAGCAATCCAATACAAAAAATATTGCTGATTTGTTTCCATCAAAGGAAGCACAGAAAGAAGTGCACAAATATGAG gAAATTAAGAACCAAGCTGCTGCCAATCTCAGATCCGTATATGATGAAATACGTCCTGCCATCAAAACGCATGGGAGGGACAGCCAGGACTGTGTTCCTCCTAGTGTGGAAACTAAGTGGGTTGGAGCGCACTGCGCGAAATATAAAGCTGATCTTAACTTTAGTGTTTCTGTCATAAAGAACTTTCTCGATATTGCTCAAAAGGGTGGTAGTGGACCAAAGGCTTCAGGAAGTGGACTCTCTCTGAAAGAATGA